The proteins below are encoded in one region of Manis pentadactyla isolate mManPen7 chromosome 2, mManPen7.hap1, whole genome shotgun sequence:
- the ELMOD3 gene encoding ELMO domain-containing protein 3 isoform X2: protein MRGGALPGCRAPAATARGTSGMRPARPRGTSEEEECGVEMIALRRVKAVENMCAGHSPTSNKDHSALLAFRGIPISELKNNGILRALTAEANGWEPNGSQVNSGEPGQLISFSEALQHFQTVDLSSFKERIQPTIRRTGLAALRHCLFGPPKLHQGLCEERDLVLTIAQCGLDNQDPVHGRVLQTIYKKLTGSRFDCALHGDHWEDLGFQGANPATDLRGAGFLALLHLLYLVMDSKTLLMAQEIFCLSQHHIQQFPFCLMSVNITRIAIQALREECLSRECNRQQKVIPVVNHFYAATFLHLAHVWRTQQKTISDSGFVLKDLEALAKKSPRRLLKTLDTYLARASKGQASLLGAQKCSGPQDPHSKDLTFTGVCDLPSHSPKGTRLI, encoded by the exons ATGCGCGGAGGCGCCCTGCCGGGCTGCCGGGCCCCGGCTGCGACCGCTCGGGGGACTTCGGGGATGCGTCCGGCGAGACCCCGGGGGACGTCTGAGGAGGAGGAATGTGGCGTGGAAATGATCGCCCTGAGGCGAGTCAAGGCT GTTGAAAACATGTGTGCTGGGCACTCTCCAACATCTAACAAGGACCACAGTGCTCTTCTGGCTTTCCGAGGGATTCCT ATCTCAGAGTTGAAGAACAACGGCATCCTCCGTGCCCTGACTGCAGAAGCTAATGGATGGGAGCCAAATG GAAGCCAGGTCAACTCAGGTGAGCCTGGGCAGCTGATCTCCTTCAGTGAGGCCCTGCAGCATTTCCAGACTGTGGACCTCTCCTCCTTCAAG GAAAGAATCCAGCCAACTATTCGAAGGACTGGGCTTGCAGCCCTCCGGCACTGCCTCTTCGGGCCTCCAAAACTCCACCAGGGCCTCTGTGAAGAAAGGGACTTGGTCCTGACCATTGCTCAGT GTGGCCTGGATAACCAAGACCCAGTGCATGGCCGAGTCCTCCAGACCATCTACAAGAAGCTGACCGGCTCCAGATTTGACTGTGCCCTCCATGGAGACCACTGGGAGGATCTGGGCTTTCAGG GAGCAAATCCAGCCACAGACCTGAGAGGAGCAGGCTTCCTTGCCCTCCTGCATCTGCTGTACCTGGTGATGGACTCAAAGACCTTGCTGATGGCGCAGGAGATTTTCTGCCTGTCCCAACATCATATCCAG CAATTCCCCTTCTGTTTGATGTCTGTGAACATTACCCGTATCGCAATCCAGGCCTTAAGGGAGGAGTGTCTCTCCAG GGAGTGTAATCGTCAGCAAAAGGTGATCCCCGTGGTGAACCACTTCTATGCTGCCACTTTCCTCCACCTTGCCCATGTCTGGAGGACGCAGCAGAAAACCATCTCAGACTCAGGCTTTGTCCTCAAAG ACTTGGAGGCGTTGGCCAAGAAGAGCCCGAGGCGGCTGCTCAAGACTCTGGATACCTACTTGGCCAGAGCGTCAAAGGGACAAGCCTCCTTGTTGGGAGCACAGAAGTGCTCCGGGCCACAAGACCCTCACTCCAAAGATCTCACCTTCACAGGCGTGTGTGACTTACCATCACACTCACCCAAAGGCACACGGCTAATCTGA
- the ELMOD3 gene encoding ELMO domain-containing protein 3 isoform X1, whose protein sequence is MRGGALPGCRAPAATARGTSGMRPARPRGTSEEEECGVEMIALRRVKAVENMCAGHSPTSNKDHSALLAFRGIPISELKNNGILRALTAEANGWEPNVVSTEVLRAQEEWEAVDNIQPETGSQVNSGEPGQLISFSEALQHFQTVDLSSFKERIQPTIRRTGLAALRHCLFGPPKLHQGLCEERDLVLTIAQCGLDNQDPVHGRVLQTIYKKLTGSRFDCALHGDHWEDLGFQGANPATDLRGAGFLALLHLLYLVMDSKTLLMAQEIFCLSQHHIQQFPFCLMSVNITRIAIQALREECLSRECNRQQKVIPVVNHFYAATFLHLAHVWRTQQKTISDSGFVLKDLEALAKKSPRRLLKTLDTYLARASKGQASLLGAQKCSGPQDPHSKDLTFTGVCDLPSHSPKGTRLI, encoded by the exons ATGCGCGGAGGCGCCCTGCCGGGCTGCCGGGCCCCGGCTGCGACCGCTCGGGGGACTTCGGGGATGCGTCCGGCGAGACCCCGGGGGACGTCTGAGGAGGAGGAATGTGGCGTGGAAATGATCGCCCTGAGGCGAGTCAAGGCT GTTGAAAACATGTGTGCTGGGCACTCTCCAACATCTAACAAGGACCACAGTGCTCTTCTGGCTTTCCGAGGGATTCCT ATCTCAGAGTTGAAGAACAACGGCATCCTCCGTGCCCTGACTGCAGAAGCTAATGGATGGGAGCCAAATG TTGTGAGTACAGAGGTGCTCAGAGCCCAGGAAGAATGGGAAGCTGTGGACAACAtccagccagagacag GAAGCCAGGTCAACTCAGGTGAGCCTGGGCAGCTGATCTCCTTCAGTGAGGCCCTGCAGCATTTCCAGACTGTGGACCTCTCCTCCTTCAAG GAAAGAATCCAGCCAACTATTCGAAGGACTGGGCTTGCAGCCCTCCGGCACTGCCTCTTCGGGCCTCCAAAACTCCACCAGGGCCTCTGTGAAGAAAGGGACTTGGTCCTGACCATTGCTCAGT GTGGCCTGGATAACCAAGACCCAGTGCATGGCCGAGTCCTCCAGACCATCTACAAGAAGCTGACCGGCTCCAGATTTGACTGTGCCCTCCATGGAGACCACTGGGAGGATCTGGGCTTTCAGG GAGCAAATCCAGCCACAGACCTGAGAGGAGCAGGCTTCCTTGCCCTCCTGCATCTGCTGTACCTGGTGATGGACTCAAAGACCTTGCTGATGGCGCAGGAGATTTTCTGCCTGTCCCAACATCATATCCAG CAATTCCCCTTCTGTTTGATGTCTGTGAACATTACCCGTATCGCAATCCAGGCCTTAAGGGAGGAGTGTCTCTCCAG GGAGTGTAATCGTCAGCAAAAGGTGATCCCCGTGGTGAACCACTTCTATGCTGCCACTTTCCTCCACCTTGCCCATGTCTGGAGGACGCAGCAGAAAACCATCTCAGACTCAGGCTTTGTCCTCAAAG ACTTGGAGGCGTTGGCCAAGAAGAGCCCGAGGCGGCTGCTCAAGACTCTGGATACCTACTTGGCCAGAGCGTCAAAGGGACAAGCCTCCTTGTTGGGAGCACAGAAGTGCTCCGGGCCACAAGACCCTCACTCCAAAGATCTCACCTTCACAGGCGTGTGTGACTTACCATCACACTCACCCAAAGGCACACGGCTAATCTGA
- the ELMOD3 gene encoding ELMO domain-containing protein 3 isoform X7, whose amino-acid sequence MPAKKEGEVVSTEVLRAQEEWEAVDNIQPETGSQVNSGEPGQLISFSEALQHFQTVDLSSFKERIQPTIRRTGLAALRHCLFGPPKLHQGLCEERDLVLTIAQCGLDNQDPVHGRVLQTIYKKLTGSRFDCALHGDHWEDLGFQGANPATDLRGAGFLALLHLLYLVMDSKTLLMAQEIFCLSQHHIQQFPFCLMSVNITRIAIQALREECLSRECNRQQKVIPVVNHFYAATFLHLAHVWRTQQKTISDSGFVLKDLEALAKKSPRRLLKTLDTYLARASKGQASLLGAQKCSGPQDPHSKDLTFTGVCDLPSHSPKGTRLI is encoded by the exons ATGCCTGCCAAGAAGGAAGGGGAAG TTGTGAGTACAGAGGTGCTCAGAGCCCAGGAAGAATGGGAAGCTGTGGACAACAtccagccagagacag GAAGCCAGGTCAACTCAGGTGAGCCTGGGCAGCTGATCTCCTTCAGTGAGGCCCTGCAGCATTTCCAGACTGTGGACCTCTCCTCCTTCAAG GAAAGAATCCAGCCAACTATTCGAAGGACTGGGCTTGCAGCCCTCCGGCACTGCCTCTTCGGGCCTCCAAAACTCCACCAGGGCCTCTGTGAAGAAAGGGACTTGGTCCTGACCATTGCTCAGT GTGGCCTGGATAACCAAGACCCAGTGCATGGCCGAGTCCTCCAGACCATCTACAAGAAGCTGACCGGCTCCAGATTTGACTGTGCCCTCCATGGAGACCACTGGGAGGATCTGGGCTTTCAGG GAGCAAATCCAGCCACAGACCTGAGAGGAGCAGGCTTCCTTGCCCTCCTGCATCTGCTGTACCTGGTGATGGACTCAAAGACCTTGCTGATGGCGCAGGAGATTTTCTGCCTGTCCCAACATCATATCCAG CAATTCCCCTTCTGTTTGATGTCTGTGAACATTACCCGTATCGCAATCCAGGCCTTAAGGGAGGAGTGTCTCTCCAG GGAGTGTAATCGTCAGCAAAAGGTGATCCCCGTGGTGAACCACTTCTATGCTGCCACTTTCCTCCACCTTGCCCATGTCTGGAGGACGCAGCAGAAAACCATCTCAGACTCAGGCTTTGTCCTCAAAG ACTTGGAGGCGTTGGCCAAGAAGAGCCCGAGGCGGCTGCTCAAGACTCTGGATACCTACTTGGCCAGAGCGTCAAAGGGACAAGCCTCCTTGTTGGGAGCACAGAAGTGCTCCGGGCCACAAGACCCTCACTCCAAAGATCTCACCTTCACAGGCGTGTGTGACTTACCATCACACTCACCCAAAGGCACACGGCTAATCTGA
- the ELMOD3 gene encoding ELMO domain-containing protein 3 isoform X6: MWRGNDRPEASQGFVSTEVLRAQEEWEAVDNIQPETGSQVNSGEPGQLISFSEALQHFQTVDLSSFKERIQPTIRRTGLAALRHCLFGPPKLHQGLCEERDLVLTIAQCGLDNQDPVHGRVLQTIYKKLTGSRFDCALHGDHWEDLGFQGANPATDLRGAGFLALLHLLYLVMDSKTLLMAQEIFCLSQHHIQQFPFCLMSVNITRIAIQALREECLSRECNRQQKVIPVVNHFYAATFLHLAHVWRTQQKTISDSGFVLKDLEALAKKSPRRLLKTLDTYLARASKGQASLLGAQKCSGPQDPHSKDLTFTGVCDLPSHSPKGTRLI, from the exons ATGTGGCGTGGAAATGATCGCCCTGAGGCGAGTCAAGGCT TTGTGAGTACAGAGGTGCTCAGAGCCCAGGAAGAATGGGAAGCTGTGGACAACAtccagccagagacag GAAGCCAGGTCAACTCAGGTGAGCCTGGGCAGCTGATCTCCTTCAGTGAGGCCCTGCAGCATTTCCAGACTGTGGACCTCTCCTCCTTCAAG GAAAGAATCCAGCCAACTATTCGAAGGACTGGGCTTGCAGCCCTCCGGCACTGCCTCTTCGGGCCTCCAAAACTCCACCAGGGCCTCTGTGAAGAAAGGGACTTGGTCCTGACCATTGCTCAGT GTGGCCTGGATAACCAAGACCCAGTGCATGGCCGAGTCCTCCAGACCATCTACAAGAAGCTGACCGGCTCCAGATTTGACTGTGCCCTCCATGGAGACCACTGGGAGGATCTGGGCTTTCAGG GAGCAAATCCAGCCACAGACCTGAGAGGAGCAGGCTTCCTTGCCCTCCTGCATCTGCTGTACCTGGTGATGGACTCAAAGACCTTGCTGATGGCGCAGGAGATTTTCTGCCTGTCCCAACATCATATCCAG CAATTCCCCTTCTGTTTGATGTCTGTGAACATTACCCGTATCGCAATCCAGGCCTTAAGGGAGGAGTGTCTCTCCAG GGAGTGTAATCGTCAGCAAAAGGTGATCCCCGTGGTGAACCACTTCTATGCTGCCACTTTCCTCCACCTTGCCCATGTCTGGAGGACGCAGCAGAAAACCATCTCAGACTCAGGCTTTGTCCTCAAAG ACTTGGAGGCGTTGGCCAAGAAGAGCCCGAGGCGGCTGCTCAAGACTCTGGATACCTACTTGGCCAGAGCGTCAAAGGGACAAGCCTCCTTGTTGGGAGCACAGAAGTGCTCCGGGCCACAAGACCCTCACTCCAAAGATCTCACCTTCACAGGCGTGTGTGACTTACCATCACACTCACCCAAAGGCACACGGCTAATCTGA
- the ELMOD3 gene encoding ELMO domain-containing protein 3 isoform X8, producing MSVVSTEVLRAQEEWEAVDNIQPETGSQVNSGEPGQLISFSEALQHFQTVDLSSFKERIQPTIRRTGLAALRHCLFGPPKLHQGLCEERDLVLTIAQCGLDNQDPVHGRVLQTIYKKLTGSRFDCALHGDHWEDLGFQGANPATDLRGAGFLALLHLLYLVMDSKTLLMAQEIFCLSQHHIQQFPFCLMSVNITRIAIQALREECLSRECNRQQKVIPVVNHFYAATFLHLAHVWRTQQKTISDSGFVLKDLEALAKKSPRRLLKTLDTYLARASKGQASLLGAQKCSGPQDPHSKDLTFTGVCDLPSHSPKGTRLI from the exons ATGTCAG TTGTGAGTACAGAGGTGCTCAGAGCCCAGGAAGAATGGGAAGCTGTGGACAACAtccagccagagacag GAAGCCAGGTCAACTCAGGTGAGCCTGGGCAGCTGATCTCCTTCAGTGAGGCCCTGCAGCATTTCCAGACTGTGGACCTCTCCTCCTTCAAG GAAAGAATCCAGCCAACTATTCGAAGGACTGGGCTTGCAGCCCTCCGGCACTGCCTCTTCGGGCCTCCAAAACTCCACCAGGGCCTCTGTGAAGAAAGGGACTTGGTCCTGACCATTGCTCAGT GTGGCCTGGATAACCAAGACCCAGTGCATGGCCGAGTCCTCCAGACCATCTACAAGAAGCTGACCGGCTCCAGATTTGACTGTGCCCTCCATGGAGACCACTGGGAGGATCTGGGCTTTCAGG GAGCAAATCCAGCCACAGACCTGAGAGGAGCAGGCTTCCTTGCCCTCCTGCATCTGCTGTACCTGGTGATGGACTCAAAGACCTTGCTGATGGCGCAGGAGATTTTCTGCCTGTCCCAACATCATATCCAG CAATTCCCCTTCTGTTTGATGTCTGTGAACATTACCCGTATCGCAATCCAGGCCTTAAGGGAGGAGTGTCTCTCCAG GGAGTGTAATCGTCAGCAAAAGGTGATCCCCGTGGTGAACCACTTCTATGCTGCCACTTTCCTCCACCTTGCCCATGTCTGGAGGACGCAGCAGAAAACCATCTCAGACTCAGGCTTTGTCCTCAAAG ACTTGGAGGCGTTGGCCAAGAAGAGCCCGAGGCGGCTGCTCAAGACTCTGGATACCTACTTGGCCAGAGCGTCAAAGGGACAAGCCTCCTTGTTGGGAGCACAGAAGTGCTCCGGGCCACAAGACCCTCACTCCAAAGATCTCACCTTCACAGGCGTGTGTGACTTACCATCACACTCACCCAAAGGCACACGGCTAATCTGA
- the ELMOD3 gene encoding ELMO domain-containing protein 3 isoform X3, whose protein sequence is MNEISCSFHNEKELRDGQVENMCAGHSPTSNKDHSALLAFRGIPISELKNNGILRALTAEANGWEPNVVSTEVLRAQEEWEAVDNIQPETGSQVNSGEPGQLISFSEALQHFQTVDLSSFKERIQPTIRRTGLAALRHCLFGPPKLHQGLCEERDLVLTIAQCGLDNQDPVHGRVLQTIYKKLTGSRFDCALHGDHWEDLGFQGANPATDLRGAGFLALLHLLYLVMDSKTLLMAQEIFCLSQHHIQQFPFCLMSVNITRIAIQALREECLSRECNRQQKVIPVVNHFYAATFLHLAHVWRTQQKTISDSGFVLKDLEALAKKSPRRLLKTLDTYLARASKGQASLLGAQKCSGPQDPHSKDLTFTGVCDLPSHSPKGTRLI, encoded by the exons ATGAATGAGATATCTTGCTCTTTCCATAATGAGAAGGAATTAAGAGATGGACAG GTTGAAAACATGTGTGCTGGGCACTCTCCAACATCTAACAAGGACCACAGTGCTCTTCTGGCTTTCCGAGGGATTCCT ATCTCAGAGTTGAAGAACAACGGCATCCTCCGTGCCCTGACTGCAGAAGCTAATGGATGGGAGCCAAATG TTGTGAGTACAGAGGTGCTCAGAGCCCAGGAAGAATGGGAAGCTGTGGACAACAtccagccagagacag GAAGCCAGGTCAACTCAGGTGAGCCTGGGCAGCTGATCTCCTTCAGTGAGGCCCTGCAGCATTTCCAGACTGTGGACCTCTCCTCCTTCAAG GAAAGAATCCAGCCAACTATTCGAAGGACTGGGCTTGCAGCCCTCCGGCACTGCCTCTTCGGGCCTCCAAAACTCCACCAGGGCCTCTGTGAAGAAAGGGACTTGGTCCTGACCATTGCTCAGT GTGGCCTGGATAACCAAGACCCAGTGCATGGCCGAGTCCTCCAGACCATCTACAAGAAGCTGACCGGCTCCAGATTTGACTGTGCCCTCCATGGAGACCACTGGGAGGATCTGGGCTTTCAGG GAGCAAATCCAGCCACAGACCTGAGAGGAGCAGGCTTCCTTGCCCTCCTGCATCTGCTGTACCTGGTGATGGACTCAAAGACCTTGCTGATGGCGCAGGAGATTTTCTGCCTGTCCCAACATCATATCCAG CAATTCCCCTTCTGTTTGATGTCTGTGAACATTACCCGTATCGCAATCCAGGCCTTAAGGGAGGAGTGTCTCTCCAG GGAGTGTAATCGTCAGCAAAAGGTGATCCCCGTGGTGAACCACTTCTATGCTGCCACTTTCCTCCACCTTGCCCATGTCTGGAGGACGCAGCAGAAAACCATCTCAGACTCAGGCTTTGTCCTCAAAG ACTTGGAGGCGTTGGCCAAGAAGAGCCCGAGGCGGCTGCTCAAGACTCTGGATACCTACTTGGCCAGAGCGTCAAAGGGACAAGCCTCCTTGTTGGGAGCACAGAAGTGCTCCGGGCCACAAGACCCTCACTCCAAAGATCTCACCTTCACAGGCGTGTGTGACTTACCATCACACTCACCCAAAGGCACACGGCTAATCTGA
- the ELMOD3 gene encoding ELMO domain-containing protein 3 isoform X5 has protein sequence MCAGHSPTSNKDHSALLAFRGIPISELKNNGILRALTAEANGWEPNVVSTEVLRAQEEWEAVDNIQPETGSQVNSGEPGQLISFSEALQHFQTVDLSSFKERIQPTIRRTGLAALRHCLFGPPKLHQGLCEERDLVLTIAQCGLDNQDPVHGRVLQTIYKKLTGSRFDCALHGDHWEDLGFQGANPATDLRGAGFLALLHLLYLVMDSKTLLMAQEIFCLSQHHIQQFPFCLMSVNITRIAIQALREECLSRECNRQQKVIPVVNHFYAATFLHLAHVWRTQQKTISDSGFVLKDLEALAKKSPRRLLKTLDTYLARASKGQASLLGAQKCSGPQDPHSKDLTFTGVCDLPSHSPKGTRLI, from the exons ATGTGTGCTGGGCACTCTCCAACATCTAACAAGGACCACAGTGCTCTTCTGGCTTTCCGAGGGATTCCT ATCTCAGAGTTGAAGAACAACGGCATCCTCCGTGCCCTGACTGCAGAAGCTAATGGATGGGAGCCAAATG TTGTGAGTACAGAGGTGCTCAGAGCCCAGGAAGAATGGGAAGCTGTGGACAACAtccagccagagacag GAAGCCAGGTCAACTCAGGTGAGCCTGGGCAGCTGATCTCCTTCAGTGAGGCCCTGCAGCATTTCCAGACTGTGGACCTCTCCTCCTTCAAG GAAAGAATCCAGCCAACTATTCGAAGGACTGGGCTTGCAGCCCTCCGGCACTGCCTCTTCGGGCCTCCAAAACTCCACCAGGGCCTCTGTGAAGAAAGGGACTTGGTCCTGACCATTGCTCAGT GTGGCCTGGATAACCAAGACCCAGTGCATGGCCGAGTCCTCCAGACCATCTACAAGAAGCTGACCGGCTCCAGATTTGACTGTGCCCTCCATGGAGACCACTGGGAGGATCTGGGCTTTCAGG GAGCAAATCCAGCCACAGACCTGAGAGGAGCAGGCTTCCTTGCCCTCCTGCATCTGCTGTACCTGGTGATGGACTCAAAGACCTTGCTGATGGCGCAGGAGATTTTCTGCCTGTCCCAACATCATATCCAG CAATTCCCCTTCTGTTTGATGTCTGTGAACATTACCCGTATCGCAATCCAGGCCTTAAGGGAGGAGTGTCTCTCCAG GGAGTGTAATCGTCAGCAAAAGGTGATCCCCGTGGTGAACCACTTCTATGCTGCCACTTTCCTCCACCTTGCCCATGTCTGGAGGACGCAGCAGAAAACCATCTCAGACTCAGGCTTTGTCCTCAAAG ACTTGGAGGCGTTGGCCAAGAAGAGCCCGAGGCGGCTGCTCAAGACTCTGGATACCTACTTGGCCAGAGCGTCAAAGGGACAAGCCTCCTTGTTGGGAGCACAGAAGTGCTCCGGGCCACAAGACCCTCACTCCAAAGATCTCACCTTCACAGGCGTGTGTGACTTACCATCACACTCACCCAAAGGCACACGGCTAATCTGA
- the ELMOD3 gene encoding ELMO domain-containing protein 3 isoform X4 has product MWRGNDRPEVENMCAGHSPTSNKDHSALLAFRGIPISELKNNGILRALTAEANGWEPNVVSTEVLRAQEEWEAVDNIQPETGSQVNSGEPGQLISFSEALQHFQTVDLSSFKERIQPTIRRTGLAALRHCLFGPPKLHQGLCEERDLVLTIAQCGLDNQDPVHGRVLQTIYKKLTGSRFDCALHGDHWEDLGFQGANPATDLRGAGFLALLHLLYLVMDSKTLLMAQEIFCLSQHHIQQFPFCLMSVNITRIAIQALREECLSRECNRQQKVIPVVNHFYAATFLHLAHVWRTQQKTISDSGFVLKDLEALAKKSPRRLLKTLDTYLARASKGQASLLGAQKCSGPQDPHSKDLTFTGVCDLPSHSPKGTRLI; this is encoded by the exons ATGTGGCGTGGAAATGATCGCCCTGAG GTTGAAAACATGTGTGCTGGGCACTCTCCAACATCTAACAAGGACCACAGTGCTCTTCTGGCTTTCCGAGGGATTCCT ATCTCAGAGTTGAAGAACAACGGCATCCTCCGTGCCCTGACTGCAGAAGCTAATGGATGGGAGCCAAATG TTGTGAGTACAGAGGTGCTCAGAGCCCAGGAAGAATGGGAAGCTGTGGACAACAtccagccagagacag GAAGCCAGGTCAACTCAGGTGAGCCTGGGCAGCTGATCTCCTTCAGTGAGGCCCTGCAGCATTTCCAGACTGTGGACCTCTCCTCCTTCAAG GAAAGAATCCAGCCAACTATTCGAAGGACTGGGCTTGCAGCCCTCCGGCACTGCCTCTTCGGGCCTCCAAAACTCCACCAGGGCCTCTGTGAAGAAAGGGACTTGGTCCTGACCATTGCTCAGT GTGGCCTGGATAACCAAGACCCAGTGCATGGCCGAGTCCTCCAGACCATCTACAAGAAGCTGACCGGCTCCAGATTTGACTGTGCCCTCCATGGAGACCACTGGGAGGATCTGGGCTTTCAGG GAGCAAATCCAGCCACAGACCTGAGAGGAGCAGGCTTCCTTGCCCTCCTGCATCTGCTGTACCTGGTGATGGACTCAAAGACCTTGCTGATGGCGCAGGAGATTTTCTGCCTGTCCCAACATCATATCCAG CAATTCCCCTTCTGTTTGATGTCTGTGAACATTACCCGTATCGCAATCCAGGCCTTAAGGGAGGAGTGTCTCTCCAG GGAGTGTAATCGTCAGCAAAAGGTGATCCCCGTGGTGAACCACTTCTATGCTGCCACTTTCCTCCACCTTGCCCATGTCTGGAGGACGCAGCAGAAAACCATCTCAGACTCAGGCTTTGTCCTCAAAG ACTTGGAGGCGTTGGCCAAGAAGAGCCCGAGGCGGCTGCTCAAGACTCTGGATACCTACTTGGCCAGAGCGTCAAAGGGACAAGCCTCCTTGTTGGGAGCACAGAAGTGCTCCGGGCCACAAGACCCTCACTCCAAAGATCTCACCTTCACAGGCGTGTGTGACTTACCATCACACTCACCCAAAGGCACACGGCTAATCTGA